The Pirellulales bacterium sequence CGTTAGGGGCGGAAAGCTATCGATTCTTGAGCGAGCGGACAAGGGCGACTGTGGGAAAGCGCGGTGTCAAGGTGGCTTTGCTAGCGAGTTCTGTCCATCGAGATATTCGGCTAGCTAGGAAAGTGCTAAGAGACCAAACCCAAAAGGCTGCCGTTTTCACATTCTGAGCGGTTTACGGCCTGCGGCGCGGCGGGCATCTGCCACCTGGCCGCGGTGGGTCATGGTGTTGTAAATGACCACCAGAAAGCATTGGGCATAGGTGTTCAGGAAATCTTTGACTTGCGGCGGACACGCTTTCGGCGGCTGATCGAGATCGGCATCGCTCATGGAGTCGAGCAGTTTCATGGTTTGGCCGCGCAGTTCGAGAAACTTTTCGCGGATTTCGTCGAAGGCCGGATAGCGGCTGGCGTCGGCGGTGGGCTCGCTTTTCATGCCGAACAGTTCGCCCCAATGGGCCACCGGGTTGGCGTTGCCGAGCATCATGTGCTGAATCACTTCCCCTTCCGTATGTGCCATGTGGCCCAAGACCCACAGCGGATGATTGCCGCCGCGGGGTGTGGGAAACGTTAGCGGCGCGTCTTTCATGTCGTCGATCAGGAGCAAAGCGCCCTGGGCGCTGCCTTCCAATCCTTTGCGAATAAAATCAATAGTTTTCATTGATTATCTCTTAG is a genomic window containing:
- a CDS encoding DinB family protein, whose amino-acid sequence is MKTIDFIRKGLEGSAQGALLLIDDMKDAPLTFPTPRGGNHPLWVLGHMAHTEGEVIQHMMLGNANPVAHWGELFGMKSEPTADASRYPAFDEIREKFLELRGQTMKLLDSMSDADLDQPPKACPPQVKDFLNTYAQCFLVVIYNTMTHRGQVADARRAAGRKPLRM